The nucleotide window atcaatagtcatttctgtttgtttcttcattcctttGGTTTGTGTCAGCAAAAGATAGCAACTGGTGCCCATGCAATGCCAGAATTCTAACCAGCTCCGGATTAGTTGATTGCATTACTATGGTTTTAACACCCACTGGCTTTTCTCTAAATCTAATTACTGATTTTATGGTTCTCAACATTGCTGAtggtgaaagattttttttttttttttttacttttcttttttcctgaatacAGTGCCTAGCTCCACCAGAACCATGACAGTATGTTGGTGACTTTTGCAAACCAATAATGCTATTTGTAAAGTTTATCAACAATATTCCCTGTGGCAATCTCTTCAAATCTCAGTTTTCAGAGTTCTCATTTGAAACACATTTTGAATTCTTTCAGTATCAAGATTcccaatattttaattattattattatttattaagtttatttatttgagagaaacagagacagcatgagaaggggagggacagagagaggaagagaatcccaagcagacttcatgctgccagggcagagcccgacacagggcttgaactcacgaaacgagaatatcatgacctgagtcgaaaccaagattcgatgctcaaccaaatgagccacgcaggcaccccaagattcccaatattttaaagtaaattgtaCTGGTACTGAACAGGTACCCATGTGGCTTGCCACACAAAATGGACTACTCTTGTTCAGTTCAGATATTTGTTGCTCAGCTCTCCTGAAAGTTTTGCAaagaatttttggttttgttttaatgtaatgGTGGAGGCAGAGAAAGCTTTCAGAATGGAGACGCTGTAGATGTCAACTGCTTCATAATgaatgtttgttcattcattagcATTTGACAGTTCATCTTTACTCAACAGTATTCGATAGTATATCCAGAAGGGCTCTGTTGAACTCTCATCATGAATCAAAGTGTAACTGGTAAAATTGAAAACCTTAATCTGGTTGGGGtgcaaattttaaagatttttttttcccaatcgcTGCCCTAACTGTACTAGACAGAAGCACCCTTGCCCTTCTTTACCTATGCTCTGAGATCCCACTGAACGGTCTGTGAGAGCTCCCATTTATTCCGTCAAGTACTCAAAATTCCCTAATTAGGCACCCAGTCATGTGAGTTGTGCCTAGCGAGGACCAAGGAGCATCCCTCATCTCCTGGTGGCCTAATGCCAACAGAACAttgcagaggggaaaaaaaatgaattttaaaaattgtaaagatgCTTCTAACCACCAAGAAATGAAGGgtgtcccacccctgcttctcACCATTGCTCACTAGGCAAACGCACATGATTAAGTGCCTGGTTAGGAAACTTTGAGTATCTGACAAAATAAACTGGAGCTATTACAGGCCATTCAGCGAGGTCTCCGTTTGAAAACGTTTGGCTTACAGATCAATAACTCATAAGACTGAAATGGCTCTGAAAAAAGTTGGTCTCTGATCTATGAGGGTACTGTGGTCTGGGAGGCTTGAATGGATATGGAGAGGCGTGTTGGGTTATTCTGACATAAAAGACTTTGTAGGATTCTTGAAGAAGCTATGTTGGGCCCTTCTGGGCTCCTACCAAATAGGAGCCACATATCTCTGTATCATgtataattaatgttttaaaagacatattaggggtgcctgggtgactcagtccattaagtgcctgactcttgattttgactcaggtcatgcatgatgtcaccgttgtgagttcaagccccacatatggctctgcactgagtgtggatcctccttgggattctctctctctgactctgcctctctctctctcaaaataaataaacttaaaaataaataaataaaagacatattAAATGGACTGTTGGTTATtggcaatatattttattttggaacagATCCACGTTGGTTtggtttaaaacacaaaattcttCTCTTCCGAGGAGAATGTGTTGTAACAGGATCCGTCTATTGATGCAATAAATATTGATCACCTGCTATGTGTGAGGCACCACGTTAGAAtacatactgtctctctctaatacacacacacacacgtttgtaTATGAATCTGTATATAGAGAAAACGTACATGTACAAAATTGGTGGTAGCTATTTAGCACAGGGAATTTACTAAATAGGTAGCAATACTGCTGAAGCTGCTCATATGAGAGTCACTCTGCCTTGTGTGACCCCTTGAATTATTATCTCATATAATTACTTCGTTCTTCTTATTTGGGTTTTGGCTCCCCACCGAATCTCTGAGCTTTAACAGGGCTGGACTGTAGAGCaggctctgccctccctccactcatTACTCCTTAGCGGTAATTAGTGGATAGATTGCTGCTAAGCATCAAACAGGTGTAGACATTTAGCAGAGGGTAGGGTTACATTTCTCCAAAAGCCGTGCCTTTCCCGCACATTTTGAAGGCAACGTGTTGACAGTACAGAACGCAGACGAAAAGACGTTGGGGGAAAGTATACACATTACACAAACTTTCGTGTGCGTAGCAATCACCTAGGGATCTTGTTAAAGAGTAGATTGTGAATCAATaggcctggggcagggcctgaAATTGTGCTGGTAACAAGCTCCCACGTGATGCCGGGGCTTCTGTGTGGATCAGACTTGGCTGATGCAAGGTTATATGTAATGGCCGCATTAGGGACCAGACTCTTACAACCCTAGATAAAGAAGCTAGAGCGCTTCCCCTAGCCATGGCCACTCTCCaggccacccccgccccgccgggTCAGCACCCCAAGTTCGCCCGCCTGTAGTCGCGCCTGGCTGGCCTATGACAGCTGTTTGCAAGGACCTGAAAGGCTTGCCTCTCCCTACTCTCCGAGTCGGAGTCGGAGCGCAGCCGCCCGGTGAGCGCCGCCGCGCGGGCAGACGACGCGACTCACGTGGGACATCTCCAACTGCTCCTCCTGGAAACCCGGCAGACCGGTTTTACCCGTCCTCGTCCAGAAGTGGCTACCGATCCAACTACAGGCAACCGGAGGAGGCCGGCGTCCTTCCTCACCTCCACCCGCCCCCCGCCTTCCCCAGtcacttcttcatttttctaCCTGACTCTCCCGGAGCCGCAGAAAGCGAAGACCCAGCACAGCAGCTGGCCGAGCACCGTCTCCAGCGACGTGTGTGAAACTGTTCAACCCCAAACACAAACACCAGCCACTGACATGTTTTAAGAAACGCCACAGTTGGATGACTGCGGAACCAAAAACAGACCAAATGGGGAGGCAAGAAGGGAAAGCAATTGGCCCAGTTCGGTTGGAGAAGCGGCTCGTGTTACACTCCCTTTGCCAGTTAGCGTCGTGGGCGTTTGTTGCTGTGTTAATTACAGTTCTTCCCCGAGTCGGAGGCGAGAACAGCCCTGGTGGAACGGTTTCAAGTGGAGCGTTCCGCCAGGGGGAAAACAACTGCCTTTCTCCCCAGCTGGGGAGGGATTCCCAGCAAGCAGCCCACGGTACGCGCTGTGCGCCCGCATCGCCGGCGAGGCTCCGACCGCGGGCTTCCGGGTGCGCTCGCAGACGGAGCCTCGCGCGCTTCCACCGCGTCCGGCTGCCCTGCCGGCcgaggcagaggaggagcaggTCGGCTGGCGTCTCCTGAGCGCACGCCTGGGGCCGGCGAGAGGGCGCACTTCTCAATTCCTGGTTTTCTCTAAGCGTTCCGGGGGAGCTCCCGGAGTGGAGGTCTGGCACGAGAGACTGCCCGTTTCATCTTTGGATGGACCCCGGCAGGGTGGGCGCGGCTGGTTCTGAAGGAATCAGGGACAAAAGTCAGATAGTGCCGCAGGGTGGGAAGTAGGTGCAGACAAAATGACCTGGctccaaatcctgcctctgcccctcattaaatttatgtgaccttgggcaagttgatACTTTCCTGTGCCGCGCTAATTCTCCCCTTATGCGGTATCGACTATGTTGCAGGACTCTTCTAAGCActcagtcctcacaacaaccttataaAGAAGCACTTTTTAAAACTGCCGTTCCACAAATGGGAAAACGGAGTCCTAGAGATGTTAACCGCACAGCGGATGAGTGGTAGGGCTGGGACTGGAAAGGAAAAGTCTACGCTCTAACCATTACGCTAAACTGCACGTTAAGCGATAATGCGTATGTATGTAAAGTACCTGGAAAATAGCAGGGAGGGGGTGGCTATAGGCACATACTCATCAAACTGATCCTAGCTAAGATGTAATGCACCCAGTATTGATTTACAAGGGAAGTGACCGAGGGGTGTGAGGGCCCACGTGGTTATGGGAAATCCATCAGAGGCAGCTGAACAGGGATTGGGGAATAGGAATATGGATCCCAGCTCCAACCCCATCAATGTGTCACCCTCATCCCCACCACCTTGCCAAATGTGTCCACAGCCCAGACACGGCTAAAGACCCTAGAAAAACAATTAGAAGCCATAGGGTCAGAAAAGTCCAGTGAAAAGGGGCCTGAGTCTGTGAGTCTATACTAAAGCCACCTACCAGCTCAAAACAGTACAAAAAATACTAAACTGTTGGTTTTCCtgctattttgaaaaatacatttttctacaGTGCTATTTGGGCCTTTACGAATAAAATTCTTGGAAATGACTCAAAAAATGCAATCCAAAAGCCATGCTATGCACTTGTAACTGTCATTTATGTACACTGAAGGGCTGGCACAGACGTCTGAGACAATATATGGGAAGTGCTTTGGAATAAAAGCATTaggtaataatattttaaaaggataccaTACATGTTTAGATTGTAATAATCTTCCTGAGAGAATTCTGTCAATAAAACGTGGCTTTCCCTCAGAGTTTCATGTCCCTCTTGGTAAGACGGTTTTTAAAATAGTGCAGTCAGGGTGGGAAAGGGGAAGCCTTATTCATGGGCTCTGAGGATCAAGACGTGGACATCTCTGGGCGCCACTGTTCTGCCTGCCACACACCCCAACTGCTTTGGTGGGAGGCATAGTCTTAATTAATTCAGAAACATGCTCAGCACTTACTCTGTGAAAGGTACTATTAGCAGGGACTCCTGAGTCTCCTAATCCTGTATTTGAGtgctagctctgccacttactagttacGTGATTTTGGGCCAGTTACACAACCTTTCTAACCCTcaatctcctcatctgtgaaatggggatagtaatagtacccaccttgttttgttgtttgaattaaatgagataatgctaGAAAacatttagcacagagcctggcacatggtaaacactcaatgaatgttttgtttattattactaATCTGTCATGAGGATTGC belongs to Acinonyx jubatus isolate Ajub_Pintada_27869175 chromosome A1, VMU_Ajub_asm_v1.0, whole genome shotgun sequence and includes:
- the LOC128315853 gene encoding uncharacterized protein LOC128315853; translation: MASNCFSRVFSRVWAVDTFGKVVGMRSLVPDLHSGSSPGTLRENQELRSAPSRRPQACAQETPADLLLLCLGRQGSRTRWKRARLRLRAHPEARGRSLAGDAGAQRVPWAACWESLPSWGERQLFSPWRNAPLETVPPGLFSPPTRGRTVINTATNAHDANWQRECNTSRFSNRTGPIAFPSCLPIWSVFGSAVIQLWRFLKHVSGWCLCLGLNSFTHVAGDGARPAAVLGLRFLRLRESQVETSVTHFLQLLRFHGTQWQSSKAATNWVAYLCTGLPSSLLALLFLPLAS